The following coding sequences are from one Streptomyces sp. NBC_00536 window:
- a CDS encoding LacI family DNA-binding transcriptional regulator: MAKVTRDDVARLAGTSTAVVSYVINNGPRPVAPATRERVLAAIKELGYRPDRVAQAMASRRTDLIGMIVPDARQPFFAEMAHAVEQAAAERGKMVLVGNSDYRDEREVHYLRAFLGMRVSGLILVSQGMSERAASEIEAWDARVVLLHERPEAIDDVAVVTDDIGGAQLATRHLLEHGHEYVACIGGVENTPSVGDPVADHVEGWRRAMQEAGRSIEGRLFEAPYNRYDAYRVALEVLAGPQRPPAIFCATDDQAIGVLRAARELRIDVPGELAVAGFDDVKEAGLTDPPLTTVASDRPAMARAAVDLVLDDALRVAGSRRERLKQFPSALVIRRSCGCR, translated from the coding sequence GTGGCCAAGGTGACGCGGGACGATGTGGCACGACTTGCGGGAACGTCTACCGCGGTCGTGAGCTATGTCATCAACAACGGACCCCGGCCGGTCGCCCCGGCCACGCGCGAGCGTGTCCTCGCAGCGATCAAGGAGCTGGGCTACCGACCGGACCGGGTCGCGCAGGCCATGGCCTCGCGGCGCACCGACCTCATAGGCATGATCGTCCCGGACGCCCGTCAGCCGTTCTTCGCGGAGATGGCGCACGCGGTCGAACAGGCCGCCGCCGAGCGCGGAAAGATGGTCCTGGTCGGCAACTCCGACTACCGGGACGAGCGCGAGGTGCACTACCTGCGCGCGTTCCTCGGCATGCGGGTCTCCGGGCTGATCCTGGTCAGCCAGGGCATGAGCGAGCGCGCCGCCTCCGAGATCGAGGCGTGGGACGCACGGGTCGTGCTCCTGCACGAGCGCCCCGAGGCCATCGACGACGTCGCCGTCGTCACCGATGACATCGGCGGCGCCCAGCTCGCCACCCGGCACCTGCTGGAGCACGGCCACGAGTACGTCGCCTGCATCGGCGGCGTCGAGAACACCCCGTCCGTCGGCGACCCGGTCGCCGACCACGTCGAGGGCTGGCGGCGCGCCATGCAGGAGGCGGGCCGCTCGATCGAGGGCCGGCTCTTCGAGGCCCCGTACAACCGCTACGACGCCTACCGGGTCGCCCTGGAGGTCCTGGCCGGACCCCAGCGCCCCCCGGCGATCTTCTGCGCCACCGACGACCAGGCCATCGGGGTGCTGCGCGCCGCCCGCGAGCTGCGGATCGACGTGCCCGGGGAGCTGGCCGTCGCCGGCTTCGACGACGTGAAGGAAGCCGGGCTGACGGACCCGCCGCTGACCACGGTCGCCTCGGACCGCCCGGCGATGGCCCGCGCCGCGGTCGACCTCGTCCTGGACGACGCGCTGCGCGTCGCGGGCTCCCGGCGCGAGCGGCTCAAGCAGTTCCCCTCGGCGCTGGTGATCCGCCGCTCCTGCGGCTGCCGCTGA